A portion of the Mesobacillus jeotgali genome contains these proteins:
- the fsa gene encoding fructose-6-phosphate aldolase, with amino-acid sequence MKFFIDTANMEEIREAFALGILSGVTTNPSLVAKEKNVKFEDRLKEITELVPGSVSAEVIALDAEGMIKEGRELAAIASNITIKVPMTPEGLKAVSVFSKEGIKTNVTLVFSANQALLAARAGATYVSPFLGRLDDIGHNGLDLISTIADIFTIHGIETEIIAASIRHPQHVTDSALRGAHIATVPYKVIQQMFSHPLTDKGIEAFLKDWESREK; translated from the coding sequence ATGAAGTTTTTTATCGATACTGCGAATATGGAAGAAATCCGAGAGGCCTTTGCACTGGGAATCTTATCAGGAGTCACTACTAACCCGTCACTTGTGGCAAAAGAAAAGAATGTTAAATTTGAAGACCGCTTGAAGGAAATCACCGAATTGGTCCCTGGTTCTGTCAGTGCCGAAGTCATCGCACTTGATGCAGAAGGAATGATCAAAGAAGGAAGAGAGTTAGCTGCGATTGCATCGAACATCACGATTAAGGTTCCGATGACACCGGAAGGTTTGAAGGCTGTCTCTGTTTTTTCAAAAGAAGGAATCAAGACGAACGTGACACTCGTATTCAGTGCAAACCAGGCTTTGCTTGCAGCAAGGGCAGGAGCTACATACGTTTCACCTTTCTTGGGACGTCTTGATGATATCGGCCATAACGGATTGGACCTGATTTCAACAATTGCCGATATCTTCACCATCCATGGAATCGAAACAGAAATCATCGCAGCTTCCATCCGCCACCCACAGCACGTAACCGATTCAGCATTAAGAGGCGCGCACATCGCAACAGTACCGTACAAAGTCATCCAGCAAATGTTCAGCCATCCGCTGACAGACAAAGGTATTGAAGCATTTTTGAAAGACTGGGAGTCTCGAGAGAAGTGA
- a CDS encoding class II fructose-bisphosphate aldolase yields MPLVSMTEMLKKANAEGYAVGQFNLNNLEFTQAILQAAEAEKSPVILGVSEGAARYMGGFKTVVKMVEGLMEDYKTTVPVAIHLDHGSSFEKCKEAIDAGFTSVMIDASHGPFEENVEITSKVVEYAHSKGVSVEAELGVVGGQEDDVVADGVIYADPKECEELVQRTGIDCLAPALGSVHGPYKGEPNLGFKEMEEINKTAGVPLVLHGGTGIPTKDIQKAISFGTAKVNVNTENQIASAKVVRQVLAEKPNEYDPRKYLGPARDAIKETVIGKMREFGSSNKA; encoded by the coding sequence GAGTTCACTCAAGCGATCCTTCAGGCTGCAGAAGCCGAGAAGTCACCGGTCATCCTTGGTGTTTCTGAAGGTGCTGCACGCTACATGGGCGGCTTCAAGACTGTTGTGAAAATGGTAGAAGGTCTGATGGAGGACTACAAGACTACAGTTCCTGTCGCAATCCATCTTGACCACGGTTCAAGCTTCGAAAAGTGTAAAGAAGCAATCGATGCAGGCTTCACATCTGTTATGATTGATGCTTCTCACGGTCCTTTCGAAGAGAACGTTGAGATCACTTCAAAAGTAGTAGAATACGCTCATTCAAAAGGCGTTTCTGTAGAAGCAGAATTGGGAGTAGTCGGCGGACAGGAAGATGACGTCGTTGCTGATGGCGTTATCTATGCTGATCCTAAAGAGTGTGAAGAACTTGTTCAGCGCACTGGCATCGACTGCCTTGCTCCAGCACTGGGATCTGTTCACGGTCCTTACAAAGGTGAACCGAACCTTGGATTCAAGGAAATGGAAGAAATCAACAAGACTGCAGGCGTACCACTAGTATTGCACGGCGGAACTGGAATCCCTACAAAAGACATCCAGAAAGCTATTTCTTTCGGTACAGCTAAAGTCAACGTTAATACTGAGAACCAAATTGCTTCTGCAAAGGTTGTTCGTCAAGTATTGGCTGAAAAACCTAACGAGTATGATCCGCGTAAATACCTTGGACCAGCTCGTGATGCAATCAAGGAAACTGTAATCGGCAAAATGCGCGAGTTTGGTTCTTCAAACAAAGCGTAA